The following coding sequences are from one Lolium rigidum isolate FL_2022 chromosome 6, APGP_CSIRO_Lrig_0.1, whole genome shotgun sequence window:
- the LOC124668403 gene encoding epsin-3-like — MDAPFFHELRRQASSYLTGKIRSARLALTDVTPTQLMTEEATNGDASPPTAKTMGLIARQAFDIDEYVRILDILHTRLATFDRRQWREPYKALLLLEHLLTHGPRSVALEFQKDRAVIRQMATFQHVDEKGFNWGATVKGKSDRVLRLLERGPFLEEERERARKVARQISGFGSFNLRTGGSGGSGSSRAQLWGGEDGAAPQVYGRSHSQYEQGRRWDEDDVGEDQEDKENLLGSGSGREEAELEERHHHHPFLGFGQQRPEATLLLGQ; from the exons ATGGACGCGCCATTCTTCCACGAGCTCCGCCGCCAGGCCTCCTCCTACCTCACCGGCAAGATCCGCTCCGCGCGCCTCGCGCTCACCGACGTAACCCCCACGCAGCT GATGACGGAGGAGGCAACCAACGGCGACGCGTCGCCGCCGACCGCCAAGACCATGGGCCTCATCGCGCGGCAGGcattcgacatcgacgagtacgtCAGGATCCTCGACATCCTACACACCAG GCTGGCCACGTTCGACAGGAGGCAGTGGCGGGAGCCCTACAAGGCGCTGCTGCTCCTGGAGCACCTCCTCACCCACGGCCCGCGCAGCGTCGCGCTCGAGTTCCAGAAGGACAGGGCCGTCATCCGGCAGATGGCCACCTTCCAACACGTCGACGAGAAAGG CTTCAACTGGGGCGCGACGGTGAAGGGCAAGTCGGACCGCGTGCTGAGGCTGCTGGAGCGCGGGCCGTTCCTGGAGGAGGAGCGCGAGCGGGCGCGCAAGGTGGCGCGCCAGATCAGCGGCTTCGGGAGCTTTAACCTCAggaccggcggcagcggcggctccgGCTCCTCGCGCGCGCAGCTGTGGGGCGGCGAGGACGGCGCGGCGCCGCAGGTGTACGGGCGCAGCCACTCGCAGTACGAGCAGGGCCGGCGGTGGGACGAGGACGACGTCGGCGAGGACCAGGAGGACAAGGAGAACCTGCTCGGCTCCGGGAGCGGGCGCGAGGAAGCGGAGCTGGAGGAGCGGCACCACCACCACCCGTTCCTCGGCTTCGGGCAGCAGCGGCCGGAGGCGACGCTGCTGCTCGGCCAGTGA